Proteins from a single region of Thunnus albacares chromosome 16, fThuAlb1.1, whole genome shotgun sequence:
- the LOC122965467 gene encoding trace amine-associated receptor 1-like, whose product MEPELTVNGTYVVNDIHPCYESDNTTYIFTSNPSIICLSAYVFLGLLSVTTICGNLLVITSIIYFKQLHTPTNYLILSLAVADLLVGVLVFPFSMAFSLSSCLYHENLFCKIRDSFDISLCTSSILNLCCISIDRYQAVHQPLTYRTKMTVHVTLIMILVCWGISALIGIGIIIAGFSQGTCEEMCSVDVALANILGPVLSFYFSAIIMICIYLKIFLVARKQVNSIQKTTCQSIKSGATVSKMERKATKTLAIVMGVFLLCMSPYFLCVVFQPLAYNPPPVPVIEALNWLTLSNSILNPFIYAFFYKWFRSAFRMIITGKIFQGDFANSELFL is encoded by the coding sequence ATGGAACCAGAATTGACTGTCAATGGGACATATGTTGTTAATGACATACATCCCTGCTATGAATCAGATAATACAACTTACATATTTACAAGCAACCCTTCCATAATATGTCTCTCAGCATATGTTTTCCTTGGCTTATTATCTGTTACCACAATATGTGGGAATCTTCTCGTAATAACCTCCATCATTTACTTCAAACAGCTCCACACTCCTACAAACTACCTCATCCTCTCTCTGGCTGTGGCTGACCTGCTTGTTGGTGTTTTAGTCTTTCCTTTCAGCATGGCATTCTCTCTTAGCTCATGTCTGTATCATGAgaatttattttgtaaaatacgAGACAGCTTTGATATATCACTGTGCACATCTTCTATTCTGAACTTATGTTGTATTTCCATTGACAGATATCAAGCAGTGCATCAGCCTTTGACATATAGAACTAAAATGACTGTCCATGTTACTTTGATAATGATCCTGGTGTGCTGGGGTATTTCTGCTTTAATTGGAATTGGCATCATAATAGCAGGATTCAGCCAAGGAACATGTGAAGAAATGTGCTCTGTTGATGTTGCACTGGCAAATATTTTGGGacctgttttatctttttacttCTCAGCAATCATAATGATCTGCATCTACCTGAAGATTTTTCTTGTTGCTCGGAAACAGGTGAACAGCATCCAGAAGACAACTTGTCAGAGCATAAAGTCTGGAGCAACTGTCAGTAAGATGGAGAGAAAGGCCACCAAAACTCTGGCTATAGTTAtgggagtttttcttttatgtatGAGTCCTTACTTTCTTTGTGTGGTTTTTCAGCCTTTAGCTTATAATCCTCCACCAGTTCCTGTGATTGAAGCACTTAACTGGCTTACACTGTCAAATTCAATACTGAATCCCTTCATATATGCTTTCTTTTACAAGTGGTTCCGATCGGCTTTCAGAATGATCATTACTGGAAAAATATTTCAAGGTGATTTTGCCAATTCAgaattgtttttatga
- the LOC122965631 gene encoding trace amine-associated receptor 1-like codes for MEPESTDKGTYVINGMHPCYDNTSYIFASNPSMMCVLLYIFLGLLCVVTICGNLLVIISVIYFRQLHIPTNYLILSLAVADLLVGVLVFPFSMMFTVTSCWYYEGLLCKVRGSFDVTLSTASILNLCCISIDRYYAVCQPLSYKSKINDRVIGILIFVSWSVSALIGIGIIIAGFNQGKCEESCIIDALISTTLACIFSFYVPVIIMLCIYLKIFLVAQRQARSIQSTKSGATVSKMERKATNTLAIVMGVFILCWTPYFLCIIFQPVIYDLTPIAVIETLNWLALSNSMLNPFIYAFFYSWFRSAFRMIISGKIFQGDYANSKLL; via the coding sequence ATGGAACCAGAATCGACTGACAAAGGTACTTATGTCATTAATGGCATGCATCCTTGCTATGATAATACATCTTACATATTTGCAAGCAACCCTTCCATGAtgtgtgtattattatatattttccttggtttgttgtgtgttgtcaCAATATGTGGAAACCTTCTTGTAATAATCTCCGTCATTTACTTCAGACAGCTCCACATCCCAACTAACTACCTCATCCTCTCTCTGGCTGTAGCTGACTTGCTTGTTGGTGTTTTAGTCTTTCCTTTCAGCATGATGTTCACCGTAACTTCATGTTGGTATTATGAAGGTTTATTATGTAAAGTACGAGGCAgctttgatgtaacactgagcACAGCCTctattttgaatttatgttgTATTTCTATTGACAGATATTATGCAGTGTGTCAGCCTCTCTcttataaaagtaaaataaatgatcgTGTTATTGGGATACTGATCTTTGTGAGCTGGAGTGTTTCTGCGCTAATTGGAATAGGCATCATAATTGCAGGATTTAATCAAGGAAAATGTGAAGAAAGTTGTATAATTGATGCTCTAATATCAACCACTCTGGCatgtattttttccttttatgtcCCAGTGATCATAATGCTCTGCATCTACCTGAAGATTTTTCTTGTTGCACAGAGACAGGCACGTAGCATTCAAAGCACAAAGTCTGGAGCAACTGTCAGTAAGATGGAGAGAAAGGCCACCAACACTCTGGCTATAGTTATgggagtttttattttatgttggaCTCCTTATTTTCTTTGTATCATCTTTCAGCCTGTAATATATGATCTAACTCCAATTGCTGTGATAGAAACACTTAACTGGCTTGCACTGTCTAATTCGATGCTCAATCCATTCATTTATGCTTTCTTTTACAGCTGGTTTAGATCGGCTTTCAGAATGATTATTTCTGGAAAAATATTTCAAGGTGATTATGCCAACTCAAAACTCCTTTGA
- the LOC122965607 gene encoding trace amine-associated receptor 1-like, protein MCVLLYIFLGLLCVVTICGNLLVIISVIYFRQLHIPTNYLILSLAVADLLVGVLVFPFSMMFTVTSCWYYEGLLYRYYAVCQPLSYKSKINDRVIGIMIFVSWSVSALIGIGIIIAGFNQGKCEESCIIDALISTTLACIFSFYVPVIIMLCIYLKIFLVAQRQARSIQSTKSGATVSKMERKATNTLAIVMGVFILCWTPYFLCIIFQPVTYDLTPIAVIETLNWLTLSNSMLNPFIYAFFYSWFRSAFRMIISGKIFQGDYANSKLL, encoded by the exons AtgtgtgtattattatatattttccttggtttgttgtgtgttgtcaCAATATGTGGAAACCTTCTTGTAATAATCTCCGTCATTTACTTCAGACAGCTCCACATCCCAACTAACTACCTCATCCTCTCTCTGGCTGTAGCTGACTTGCTTGTTGGTGTTTTAGTCTTTCCTTTCAGCATGATGTTCACCGTAACTTCATGTTGGTATTATGAAGGTTTATTAT ACAGATATTATGCAGTGTGTCAGCCTCTCTcttataaaagtaaaataaatgatcgTGTTATTGGGATAATGATCTTTGTGAGCTGGAGTGTTTCTGCGCTAATTGGAATAGGCATCATAATTGCAGGATTTAATCAAGGAAAATGTGAAGAAAGTTGTATAATTGATGCTCTAATATCAACCACTCTGGCatgtattttttccttttatgtcCCAGTGATCATAATGCTCTGCATCTACCTGAAGATTTTTCTTGTTGCACAGAGACAGGCACGTAGCATTCAAAGCACAAAGTCTGGAGCAACTGTCAGTAAGATGGAGAGAAAGGCCACCAACACTCTTGCTATAGTTATgggagtttttattttatgttggaCTCCTTATTTTCTTTGTATCATCTTTCAGCCTGTAACATATGATCTAACTCCAATTGCTGTGATAGAAACACTTAACTGGCTTACATTGTCTAATTCGATGCTCAATCCATTCATTTATGCTTTCTTTTACAGCTGGTTTAGATCGGCTTTCAGAATGATTATTTCTGGAAAAATATTTCAAGGTGATTATGCCAACTCAAAACTCCTTTGA